From one Salvelinus sp. IW2-2015 linkage group LG11, ASM291031v2, whole genome shotgun sequence genomic stretch:
- the LOC111970717 gene encoding uncharacterized protein has product MLEKPLGYLPLHHELDSGLGWTDGSLHQGDLSGLETEEGGLEECHPRGGGSGGGLLVSGGGGGGGGSPSSESFISSELSDSGFYSVSTGEFRRFQRLLEKRMRLYNARLHHQGEVCTRERRDSWQKNHRELLEAIPEALTMQPQHSCLTPGLTAPSVGPPHRGLFRVSSVQFRKADRPCLSKHSSSSGSLFNPQHTPGPLSVHAPVLPTCSTPSGHHRLPLQHQGSSSEGQLRRSRTLHHQAPPQERVRRASHPSSPSYATLQHCGVAPLRGLELGLPEEGEPELVLTHPAGLALSPQHHATSPGEHRGAMPLPRGHYWDNSGGRDQLVNDSRQQERSFMTDLPVWEREREREREREREREREQEREREREREKEREREREKQRERGREVHRFHTLSHPPQTSTDIHETWPKPANRLSHQGSGGGGGLYSTLESHTGFGSGVVGVSRMGSNHNPNPDTTPNTNPNLPNPNPNARAVRNQILRDRASRLADERSGMSTDEESQEVMRGRYWSRTERREHLLLAREQKQQQHQQQQARGQQAYTRPGANGGSGSMRDTGVNTRGGAMGGQGGGVNREGEAISGGGGSLGDGRCSTVLELSQKKLSRLRNRKLLDDWTTVEELLTHGTRLGTGEEMSLCPSSLLTVTTV; this is encoded by the exons ATGTTGGAGAAACCTCTGGGCTACCTACCTCTCCACCATGAGCTGGACAGTGGCCTGGGCTGGACCGACGGTAGCCTGCACCAGGGAGACCTCTCTGGCCTGGAGACTGAGGAGGGGGGTCTGGAGGAGTGTCACCCCAGGGGAGGAGGCTCCGGTGGGGGCCTGCTGGTCagcggaggagggggtggaggtggtgggtcTCCGTCCTCTGAATCCTTCATCTCGTCTGAGCTGAGTGACTCTGGCTTCTATAGCGTGAGCACCGGAGAGTTCCGCCGTTTCCAGAGGCTGTTAGAGAAACGCATGCGCCTGTACAACGCTCGTCTGCACCACCAAGGGGAGGTGTGTACACGGGAGCGCCGCGACAGCTGGCAGAAGAACCACAGAGAGCTGCTGGAGGCCATCCCTGAGGCACTGACCATGCAGCCCCAGCACTCCTGCCTCACGCCTGGCCTGACTGCTCCATCCGTGGGCCCTCCGCATCGAGGACTCTTCAG GGTGTCGTCTGTCCAGTTCCGGAAGGCGGATCGTCCCTGTCTGAGCAAACACAGCTCCAGCAGTGGCTCCCTCTTCAACCCCCAGCACACCCCTGGCCCCCTCTCTGTCCACGCCCCTGTCCTCCCCACCTGCAGTACCCCCTCCGGTCACCACAGGCTTCCGCTGCAGCACCAGGGCTCCAGCTCGGAGGGTCAGCTGAGGAGAAGCAGGACCCTGCACCACCAGGCTCCACCCCAGGAGCGTGTCAGACGGGCCAGTCACCCGTCCTCCCCCTCTTACGCCACCCTGCAGCACTGTGGAGTAGCTCCACTTAGAGGCCTGGAGCTGGGCCTGCCTGAAGAGGGAGAACCAGAACTAGTGCTCACACACCCAGCAGGACTTGCCCTCTCACCTCAGCACCATGCAACCTCTCCGGGGGAACACAGAGGGGCCATGCCCTTACCCAGGGGACATTACTGGGACAATAGTGGAGGTCGTGACCAGCTGGTTAATGACAGTAGGCAGCAGGAGAGGAGCTTCATGACAGACCTACCAGTgtgggagagggagcgagagagagaaagagaaagagagagggagcgagaaagagagcaagaaagagaacgagaaagagaacgagagaaagaaagagagcgggaaagagaaaaacaaagagagagaggaagagaggtgcaCCGCTTCCACACCCTCAGCCACCCACCCCAGACATCCACGGACATCCATGAGACATGGCCTAAACCGGCCAATCGGCTGTCCCACCAGGGGTCAGGGGGTGGTGGGGGCCTCTACAGCACCTTGGAGAGCCACACTGGGTTCGGGTCTGGGGTCGTTGGAGTGTCCAGGATGGGCTCCAATCATAACCCCAACCCTGATACTACCCCCAACACCAACCCCAaccttcctaaccctaaccctaacgcaAGGGCTGTGAGGAACCAGATTCTTCGTGACCGGGCATCGCGGCTAGCGGACGAGCGCAGCGGGATGAGTACAGATGAGGAGAGCCAGGAGGTGATGAGGGGGAGGTACTGGAGCCGCACTGAGAGACGGGAGCACCTCCTACTGGCCCGCGAGCAGAAACAGCAGCAACATCAACAACAGCAGGCCAGAGGGCAGCAGGCTTACACAAGGCCAGGAGCCAATGGAGGATCAGGATCTATGAGAGATACAGGGGTCAACACAAGAGGAGGAGCTATGGGTGGACAGGGGGGAGGAGTTAACAGAGAAGGAGAGGCTATMTCTGGAGGGGGAGGGTCTTTGGGAGACGGCCGGTGCAGCACGGTGCTGGAGCTCAGCCAAAAGAAGTTGAGTCGTCTGAGGAACAGGAAGCTGTTAGATGATTGGACGACGGTGGAGGAGCTGCTGACTCATGGGACGAGGCTGGGCACCGGGGAGGAGATGTCCCTCTGTCCCAGCTCACTACTGACTGTCACTACTGTATAG